In Carya illinoinensis cultivar Pawnee chromosome 10, C.illinoinensisPawnee_v1, whole genome shotgun sequence, one DNA window encodes the following:
- the LOC122278599 gene encoding protein RKD5-like yields FTEFFRFDILKIGWKSAGIVDNKKKRAASEHIASIALSDLAKYFDLPITEASRNLKVGLTVLKKKCRELGIPRWPHRKIKSLDGLIQDLQEEAKCQQQENEAVAMVVAKRIRMLESEKETIERKPFMELHTETKRFRQDVFKRRHRARALRNHGLSMSNNQLI; encoded by the exons TTTACTGAATTCTTCAGATTTGATATCTTAAAGATAGGATGGAAGAGTGCAGGCATTGTAGACAATAAGAAAAAGAGGGCAGCCAGTGAACACATTGCAAGCATTGCTCTATCAGATCTAGCCAAGTATTTTGATCTTCCAATCACAGAAGCTTCAAGAAATTTGAAAGTTGGACTTACAGTTCTCAAGAAGAAATGTAGAGAATTAGGTATTCCTCGTTGGCCACATAGGAAGATCAAATCTCTTGATGGTCTCATTCAAGATCTTCAg GAAGAGGCAAAATGCCAACAGCAGGAGAATGAGGCAGTTGCCATGGTAGTGGCAAAAAGGATTAGGATGTTGGAGAGCGAAAAAGAAACTATAGAGAGAAAACCCTTTATGGAGTTGCATACTGAGACCAAAAGATTCAGGCAAGATGTTTTCAAGAGAAGGCATAGAGCTAGAGCTCTTAGAAACCATGGCCTATCAATGTCAAACAATCAGTTGATATAA